Proteins from a single region of Humidesulfovibrio mexicanus:
- a CDS encoding flagellin N-terminal helical domain-containing protein: MSLVINHNLMAMNASRNLGTAYGALSTSTQRLSSGLRVNTAADDAAGLAIRELMRADIKSMNQGVRNANDAISMIQTADGALGVIDEKLIRLKELAMQASTGTYSSDQRMMIDSEYQAMCSEITRIANATDFNGIHLLNGKLSGEATSHNGTGVESVGALKIHFGSGNDSSEDYYYINVGCATASALGLGTLTGSKNKYTADQIANAATELERAQMLAENNAGKSISTQELAQQTLEAINQAIISKDKIRAALGAMQNRLENTITNLSIQAENLQASESRISDVDVATEMTEFTRQQILAQSAVAMLAQANSLPKMALQLIQG; this comes from the coding sequence ATGTCTTTGGTGATCAATCACAACCTGATGGCCATGAACGCGTCCCGCAACCTGGGTACCGCGTATGGCGCATTGTCCACCTCGACCCAGCGCCTGTCCTCTGGCCTGCGCGTGAACACCGCGGCCGACGACGCCGCGGGCCTGGCCATCCGCGAGCTCATGCGCGCGGACATCAAGAGCATGAACCAGGGCGTGCGCAACGCCAACGACGCCATTTCCATGATCCAGACCGCCGACGGCGCGCTCGGCGTCATCGACGAGAAGCTCATCCGCCTGAAGGAACTGGCCATGCAGGCCTCCACCGGCACCTACAGTTCCGACCAGCGCATGATGATCGACTCCGAGTATCAGGCCATGTGCTCGGAAATCACGCGAATCGCCAACGCCACCGACTTCAACGGCATCCACCTGTTGAACGGCAAGCTTTCGGGCGAGGCCACCAGCCACAACGGCACCGGCGTCGAGTCCGTTGGCGCGCTGAAGATCCACTTCGGCTCCGGCAACGACTCCTCCGAGGACTACTACTACATCAACGTGGGCTGCGCCACGGCCTCGGCCCTGGGCCTGGGCACGCTGACCGGCAGCAAGAACAAGTACACCGCCGACCAGATCGCCAACGCGGCCACCGAACTTGAGCGCGCCCAGATGCTCGCCGAGAACAACGCGGGCAAGAGCATCTCCACCCAGGAGCTGGCCCAGCAGACCCTGGAGGCCATCAACCAGGCCATCATTTCCAAGGACAAGATCCGCGCCGCCCTGGGCGCCATGCAGAACCGCCTGGAGAACACCATCACCAACCTCTCCATCCAGGCGGAGAACCTGCAGGCCTCCGAGTCGCGCATCTCCGACGTGGACGTGGCCACGGAGATGACCGAGTTCACCCGCCAGCAGATCCTGGCGCAGTCGGCCGTGGCCATGCTGGCCCAGGCCAACAGTCTGCCCAAGATGGCCCTGCAGCTCATCCAGGGTTAG